One genomic segment of Chitinophagales bacterium includes these proteins:
- a CDS encoding DUF4105 domain-containing protein, translating into MINKIIVTAIIVLLFATNGLNAQNDTLSQQAEISILTCSAGDELYSTFGHTGIRVKDPIQNIDVVFNYGMFSFGGSSMKDQVEFGVKFIRGNLEYWLGLSKFENFMRGYKYDERWVYEQVLNLSHEDKEELLNALIENYKPENRAYRYDFFFDNCSSRVRDILVKAVGPVFGDANSDVFRKTDKSFIDLIDPYIKKSPWLDLGMDIMLGIPSSRKASPYEFMFLPDHLMEQISKADGLVKSEHYLIDFPRRHVTESKFHLVTPLSVFTLLLLIIATITYFNYKNNKHWKFIDVTLMLVTGLMGCLFLFMWFGTKHLPAHANLNMFWAFPLNIIALFFINNKKWSIYFKIVLGFAGFILLAWFISPQQYHVAIIPISLLLIIRYLKILDWQGKKS; encoded by the coding sequence TTGATAAATAAAATTATTGTAACAGCTATTATTGTTTTGTTATTTGCCACTAATGGACTTAATGCACAAAACGATACGCTATCACAGCAAGCCGAAATAAGCATACTAACCTGCTCTGCCGGAGATGAATTATACAGCACTTTTGGACACACAGGCATACGAGTAAAAGACCCCATTCAAAACATTGATGTAGTTTTTAACTATGGCATGTTTTCTTTTGGAGGAAGCTCAATGAAAGACCAAGTAGAATTTGGAGTAAAGTTTATAAGAGGAAATTTAGAGTACTGGTTAGGACTATCTAAGTTTGAAAATTTTATGCGTGGCTATAAATATGACGAACGCTGGGTGTATGAGCAAGTGCTCAATTTAAGCCATGAAGACAAAGAAGAACTTTTAAACGCTCTTATAGAAAACTACAAACCCGAAAATAGAGCCTACCGTTATGATTTTTTCTTTGATAATTGTTCTTCTCGGGTTAGGGATATTTTAGTAAAAGCCGTAGGTCCTGTTTTTGGAGATGCCAATAGCGATGTTTTTAGAAAAACAGATAAAAGTTTTATTGATCTAATTGACCCATACATAAAAAAATCGCCATGGTTAGATTTAGGAATGGATATCATGCTGGGTATTCCTTCTAGTAGAAAAGCTTCGCCTTATGAATTTATGTTTCTTCCCGACCATTTAATGGAGCAAATTTCTAAAGCTGACGGCTTGGTAAAAAGTGAACATTATTTAATAGATTTTCCAAGAAGGCACGTAACTGAATCTAAATTTCATTTAGTAACTCCTTTAAGTGTTTTTACATTATTGCTGCTAATTATTGCCACTATAACTTACTTTAATTATAAAAACAACAAACATTGGAAGTTTATTGATGTTACTTTGATGCTGGTAACGGGACTTATGGGTTGTCTTTTTCTTTTTATGTGGTTTGGCACTAAGCATCTTCCCGCTCATGCCAATTTGAATATGTTTTGGGCATTTCCACTTAATATTATTGCCCTTTTCTTTATTAATAATAAAAAATGGAGCATCTATTTTAAAATAGTATTAGGCTTTGCCGGTTTTATTTTATTGGCATGGTTTATTTCTCCACAGCAATATCATGTAGCCATTATTCCTATTAGCTTACTACTTATTATCCGCTATTTAAAAATATTAGATTGGCAAGGTAAAAAAAGCTAA
- a CDS encoding 3-hydroxybutyryl-CoA dehydrogenase, protein MKNIAVIGAGTMGNGIAHVFAQTGFKVSLIDISQDSLDKAMKTIANNLDRMIAKEKISEKDKEATLNNLSTFTKIEEGVKNADLVVEAASENVNVKLKIFEQLEEFTPKNAILASNTSSISITKIASATKRADKVIGMHFMNPVPVMKLVEIIKGYSTSAETMKTIVDMTKTLGKIPVEANDYPGFVSNRILVPMINEAIYALYEGVAGVEEIDQVMMLGMAHPMGPLQLADFVGLDVALSICHVLYEGFGNPKYAPCPLLVNMVQAGKLGVKSGEGFYSYDGGYKNKTVSKQFLK, encoded by the coding sequence ATGAAAAATATAGCTGTAATAGGTGCGGGAACAATGGGGAATGGAATTGCTCACGTATTTGCTCAAACAGGATTTAAAGTTAGTTTAATTGATATATCGCAAGATTCTTTAGATAAAGCTATGAAAACCATAGCTAACAACTTAGATAGAATGATAGCTAAAGAAAAAATTAGCGAAAAAGATAAAGAAGCTACGCTTAATAATTTATCCACTTTTACAAAAATAGAAGAAGGTGTTAAAAATGCTGACCTTGTAGTAGAAGCAGCTTCTGAAAATGTGAACGTAAAACTTAAAATTTTTGAACAATTAGAAGAATTTACACCTAAAAATGCCATTTTAGCCAGCAATACTTCTTCTATTTCTATAACTAAAATAGCCAGTGCCACTAAAAGAGCCGATAAAGTGATAGGTATGCACTTTATGAACCCCGTGCCTGTGATGAAGCTGGTAGAAATAATAAAAGGGTATTCTACTTCGGCAGAAACCATGAAAACCATAGTTGACATGACTAAAACTTTAGGTAAAATTCCTGTTGAAGCTAATGATTATCCGGGTTTTGTTTCTAACAGAATATTAGTACCTATGATAAACGAAGCTATATACGCTTTATATGAAGGCGTAGCGGGAGTAGAAGAAATAGACCAAGTGATGATGCTGGGCATGGCTCATCCTATGGGACCATTGCAGTTAGCCGATTTTGTAGGTTTAGATGTGGCTTTATCAATATGCCATGTACTGTATGAAGGTTTTGGAAATCCTAAATATGCACCTTGCCCGCTTTTAGTAAATATGGTGCAAGCAGGTAAACTGGGAGTGAAATCGGGAGAAGGATTTTATTCTTATGACGGAGGATACAAGAATAAAACTGTGAGTAAGCAATTTTTGAAATAA
- a CDS encoding terpene cyclase/mutase family protein, which produces MNKYTAEKSHKFWELWELKTTEKGRQYWRFKGNDEDEALIKEMEQSFVFDSSKNPNSADKIYRYNATKHSKFSAKENKSDFLDNVKSSTQQAINYYKELLTPNHFIPGDYGGPMFLLPGLIIVSYITNTPFSNAQKALMRAYIKNHQNEDGGWGLHIESESTMMGSSLNYTALRILGVDKDEKYMQKGRTWIRENGGATHAPSWGKFYLSALNVYDWSGNQSTFPELWLLPKWLPIYPGRYWCHARMVYLPMAYCFGAKYQMPLHDLTKELRTELYNEKYEDINWNKARSACAKTDLYRKPTFLLNVLNGITHLYEKIAPKKIRRLALDFIIKYINDEDLRTNYIDIGPVNQAINSLALWQEYGGESEYFKKHVERWKDYLWLAEDGMKMQGYNGAQLWETAFFSNAINESELGKDYENTLQNIYTYLDTSQIQNETSGKTTFFRHQDQGGWPFSTVEHGWPITDCTADGMKASILQHQFATKHQLSLNKTITQKRFQEAVDLLLSFQNEDGGWATYEQRRAPFWIEEINPSEVFGEIMVDYSYVECSSSCIQSLVKFSKEYPDYKPTEIKKAVDRGIKFICNEQGDDGSFYGSWGVGYTYGAWFAAEALACVGKNYSNDKTTKKACDFLVQQQKEDGSWGESYLSCVEVRYVQNKQGQVINTAWALLALMQSQYSDKSVIDKGIRFLLSKQDEDGDFPQESISGVFNKSCMITYTSYRNVFPIWALNRYLRLFYYK; this is translated from the coding sequence ATGAATAAATATACTGCCGAAAAAAGCCATAAATTTTGGGAATTATGGGAGCTTAAAACTACCGAAAAAGGTCGCCAATACTGGCGTTTTAAAGGTAATGATGAAGATGAAGCATTGATTAAAGAAATGGAGCAATCGTTTGTTTTTGATAGCTCAAAAAATCCTAATAGTGCAGATAAAATTTATAGGTATAATGCCACTAAACACTCCAAATTTAGTGCTAAAGAAAATAAGTCCGACTTTTTAGATAATGTTAAAAGTAGTACTCAGCAAGCTATTAATTACTACAAAGAACTACTTACGCCCAACCATTTTATACCTGGCGATTATGGTGGGCCTATGTTTTTGCTTCCGGGATTAATTATTGTATCTTATATTACCAACACACCGTTTTCTAATGCTCAAAAAGCATTAATGCGTGCTTATATTAAAAATCATCAAAATGAAGACGGTGGCTGGGGCTTGCACATAGAAAGTGAAAGCACCATGATGGGAAGTTCTTTAAACTACACAGCATTGCGTATTTTAGGTGTAGATAAAGATGAAAAATACATGCAAAAGGGTAGAACTTGGATAAGAGAAAATGGAGGAGCTACACATGCACCCAGTTGGGGAAAGTTTTATTTGAGTGCATTAAATGTTTATGATTGGAGCGGCAATCAGTCAACATTTCCTGAATTGTGGCTGTTGCCTAAATGGTTGCCTATTTATCCGGGTAGATATTGGTGTCATGCACGTATGGTTTATTTGCCTATGGCATATTGTTTTGGAGCAAAATATCAAATGCCCCTACACGATTTAACAAAAGAGCTTCGTACCGAACTTTACAATGAAAAATATGAAGATATTAATTGGAATAAAGCAAGGTCTGCCTGTGCAAAAACAGATTTATACAGAAAACCTACATTTTTATTAAATGTTTTAAATGGAATAACACATCTGTACGAAAAAATAGCTCCTAAAAAAATACGGAGATTAGCTCTTGATTTTATTATTAAATATATTAATGACGAAGATTTACGAACAAATTATATAGATATAGGCCCTGTGAATCAAGCTATAAATTCATTAGCCTTGTGGCAAGAATATGGCGGAGAATCGGAATATTTTAAAAAACATGTAGAACGCTGGAAAGATTATTTATGGCTGGCAGAAGACGGTATGAAAATGCAAGGATATAATGGAGCACAATTGTGGGAAACGGCTTTTTTTTCAAACGCTATAAATGAAAGTGAGCTGGGAAAAGATTATGAGAATACGCTTCAAAATATTTATACTTACTTAGATACTTCTCAAATACAAAATGAAACAAGTGGGAAAACTACTTTTTTTAGACATCAAGACCAAGGTGGGTGGCCGTTTAGCACAGTAGAGCACGGCTGGCCTATAACAGACTGTACTGCCGATGGTATGAAAGCCAGCATACTGCAACATCAGTTTGCTACAAAACACCAGCTATCATTAAACAAAACCATAACACAAAAACGTTTTCAAGAAGCAGTAGATTTACTTTTATCTTTTCAGAATGAAGATGGAGGCTGGGCAACTTACGAGCAGCGAAGAGCTCCTTTTTGGATAGAAGAAATTAACCCTTCGGAGGTTTTTGGAGAAATAATGGTAGATTATTCTTATGTGGAATGTAGTTCTTCGTGTATTCAAAGTTTAGTGAAATTTAGTAAAGAATATCCGGATTATAAACCCACAGAAATTAAAAAAGCTGTAGATAGAGGCATAAAGTTTATTTGTAATGAGCAGGGCGATGACGGCTCGTTTTATGGTTCGTGGGGCGTGGGCTATACTTATGGTGCGTGGTTTGCTGCGGAAGCTTTAGCTTGTGTAGGAAAAAATTACAGCAACGATAAAACAACTAAAAAAGCTTGCGATTTTTTGGTGCAACAACAAAAAGAAGACGGCTCGTGGGGCGAAAGTTATTTGAGTTGTGTAGAAGTGCGTTATGTTCAAAACAAACAAGGGCAAGTAATAAATACGGCTTGGGCATTATTGGCATTGATGCAAAGCCAGTATTCTGATAAAAGTGTAATAGATAAAGGCATTCGGTTTTTACTATCAAAACAAGATGAAGATGGCGATTTCCCTCAAGAAAGTATTAGTGGTGTGTTTAATAAAAGCTGTATGATAACCTACACTTCATACAGAAATGTATTTCCTATTTGGGCATTAAATAGATATTTGAGGTTATTCTATTATAAGTAA
- a CDS encoding squalene synthase, protein MISTSPITVKHFLQVVKNDTKRIAKKVKLINSNDKDYCYDTLNKVSRSFALVIQDLPSELKDAVCVFYLVLRALDTIEDDMKIQDADKESLLMNFHEYCDDESFSLDNVGDKPEYVELMRNYPIIARFLSSVDTKYQLIVKDTTKEMAEGMLHFAKQEVYSKNDYNEYCHYVAGIVGQGLSKLFAKSGLESEEFYTEMDLANEMGLFLQKTNIIRDYQEDVEEGRIFWPRDVWENYVSNYADLKKNPENSRSIACLNAMVIDAMNHFESCLTFLSKIENEKIYRFCAIPQLMALATLVKLYNNPNTLKENVKIDRATTMEIFAKLNNKQVFSAYSIQFLNEIKLKECDVNMIVLKEKLLKNLKN, encoded by the coding sequence ATGATTTCTACAAGTCCAATAACCGTAAAACATTTTTTGCAAGTTGTAAAAAACGATACAAAGCGAATAGCTAAAAAAGTAAAGCTAATAAATTCTAACGATAAAGACTATTGCTACGATACTTTAAATAAAGTTTCGCGTTCTTTTGCTTTAGTTATTCAAGATTTGCCTTCAGAACTTAAAGATGCTGTTTGTGTTTTTTATTTAGTGCTTCGTGCTTTAGATACTATTGAAGACGATATGAAAATACAAGACGCTGACAAGGAAAGTTTATTAATGAATTTTCATGAGTACTGCGATGACGAATCTTTTTCTTTAGACAATGTAGGCGATAAGCCGGAATATGTTGAGTTAATGCGTAATTATCCAATTATTGCCCGATTTTTATCTTCTGTAGATACCAAATACCAGCTAATAGTTAAAGATACTACAAAAGAAATGGCTGAGGGAATGTTGCATTTTGCAAAGCAAGAAGTGTATTCTAAAAACGACTACAATGAATACTGCCACTATGTAGCAGGAATTGTAGGACAAGGTTTGTCTAAACTTTTTGCAAAATCGGGTTTAGAAAGCGAAGAATTTTATACGGAAATGGACTTAGCTAACGAAATGGGTTTATTTCTACAAAAAACTAATATTATTAGAGATTATCAAGAAGATGTAGAAGAAGGTCGTATTTTTTGGCCAAGAGATGTTTGGGAGAATTATGTTTCAAATTACGCTGATTTAAAGAAAAATCCCGAAAATTCAAGAAGTATAGCTTGCCTAAATGCCATGGTTATAGATGCTATGAATCATTTTGAAAGTTGCTTAACTTTTTTATCAAAAATTGAGAATGAAAAAATATATCGCTTCTGTGCTATTCCTCAGTTAATGGCATTAGCTACTTTGGTAAAACTGTACAATAATCCTAATACTTTAAAGGAAAATGTAAAAATAGACAGAGCAACTACCATGGAAATTTTTGCCAAATTAAATAACAAACAAGTGTTTTCAGCATATTCTATTCAATTTTTGAATGAAATAAAACTAAAAGAATGTGATGTAAATATGATTGTTCTAAAAGAAAAATTATTAAAAAACTTAAAAAACTAA
- a CDS encoding FAD-dependent monooxygenase, which produces MYDICIVGAGVAGASIAAHLSKLNYSIALMDISFKERDRIVGELMQPGGLMMMQKLGIGHVINNIETSKVKGYSLHYNNKNLVIDYGNDQFGVGLNNGKFIQALRNETLNQSNVKRILGKALDFSYKNDDEIEGVIYEDEKKDKQTIQAKLTIVCDGFFSTLRSKLIDDQKVISSYFLGLILKDCQLPNEQYGHIFLDGKSPFLCYRINENEVRLLLDYQGNKAPVLNKDLKEFIYQEVAPYVNENMKQSLQEAINTQAVKIMPNHKLSVVSCTKKGVAMVGDSLNMRHPLTGGGMTATLTDVALLSKVLNKTEILDDKIKLNQQIQHYYKERLQWNASINILADALYKVTLNDGLKEACFDYLSKGADKSQEPIQLLAGISRDKGMLLKHFTQVAVLGAKDKLFRDFSIHGIDISYTMLKEATQIFWPLLKKEKNMITGLINEPNVEQLEVAS; this is translated from the coding sequence ATGTATGATATTTGTATAGTTGGAGCAGGAGTTGCCGGTGCATCAATAGCAGCTCATCTTTCTAAATTAAATTATTCTATTGCTTTAATGGATATTTCCTTTAAAGAACGAGATAGAATAGTAGGCGAATTAATGCAACCCGGTGGACTAATGATGATGCAAAAACTGGGAATTGGGCACGTTATTAATAACATAGAAACAAGCAAAGTAAAAGGATATTCTTTGCATTACAACAATAAAAATCTTGTAATAGATTATGGAAATGACCAGTTTGGCGTAGGGCTTAATAATGGTAAATTTATACAAGCTTTAAGGAATGAAACACTAAACCAAAGTAATGTAAAACGCATTTTGGGCAAAGCTCTTGATTTTTCGTACAAAAACGATGATGAAATAGAAGGTGTTATTTATGAAGATGAAAAGAAAGACAAGCAAACTATACAAGCTAAATTAACTATAGTGTGCGATGGCTTTTTCTCTACTTTACGAAGTAAATTAATAGACGACCAAAAAGTAATAAGCAGTTATTTTTTAGGCTTAATTTTAAAAGATTGTCAACTGCCTAATGAGCAATATGGACATATTTTTTTAGACGGAAAATCTCCTTTTTTATGCTATAGAATTAACGAAAACGAAGTGCGTTTATTGCTTGATTATCAAGGAAATAAAGCACCTGTTTTAAATAAGGATTTAAAAGAGTTTATCTATCAAGAAGTAGCACCTTATGTAAATGAAAATATGAAGCAAAGTTTGCAAGAGGCTATAAATACACAAGCGGTTAAAATAATGCCTAATCATAAACTAAGTGTGGTTTCATGCACAAAAAAAGGCGTAGCTATGGTAGGCGATTCTTTAAACATGCGACATCCTTTAACCGGTGGTGGAATGACCGCCACATTAACAGATGTAGCTTTGCTATCTAAAGTTTTAAATAAAACCGAAATTTTAGACGATAAAATAAAACTCAATCAACAAATACAGCATTACTACAAAGAACGCTTACAATGGAATGCCTCAATTAATATTTTAGCCGATGCACTATATAAAGTAACTCTAAATGACGGTTTAAAAGAGGCTTGCTTTGATTATTTATCAAAAGGAGCAGATAAAAGTCAAGAGCCGATACAGTTGCTGGCAGGCATTTCAAGAGATAAAGGAATGTTGCTAAAACATTTTACTCAAGTGGCTGTTTTAGGAGCAAAAGATAAATTATTTAGAGATTTCAGCATACACGGCATAGATATTTCTTACACCATGCTTAAAGAAGCTACCCAAATATTTTGGCCTTTGCTGAAAAAGGAAAAAAACATGATAACCGGTTTAATAAACGAACCAAATGTAGAACAATTAGAAGTCGCTTCGTAA
- a CDS encoding aminotransferase class I/II-fold pyridoxal phosphate-dependent enzyme encodes MIDLRSDTVTKPNAEMLEAMMNAQVGDDVFNEDPTVQKLQQKLADMFGFEAALFCPSGTMCNQIAVKVHTQPLDEIIMDKLSHVYYYETAGYAFNSGCGVRLIDGDKGRISAQQIKENIQPDFDWLPVSKLVIVENTCNKGGGAFYKLEALKEISSLCKEKNLKLHMDGARFFNALMASNTKIEDYKGLFDSISICLSKGLGAPIGSVLIGNNAFIKRAKKVRKAFGGGMRQVGYLAATGLYALENNIDRLKNDHAHATQLAETLIKQKEITNVVTPETNIVLFDVVEEIGVEKYLNYLKNNGVLAVPFGKNTIRFVTHLDVSQSDINTVCSVVERYK; translated from the coding sequence ATGATAGATTTAAGAAGCGATACCGTTACAAAACCCAATGCTGAAATGCTGGAAGCAATGATGAATGCACAAGTGGGCGATGATGTTTTTAACGAAGACCCTACGGTGCAAAAATTGCAACAAAAACTGGCAGATATGTTTGGCTTTGAGGCAGCTTTGTTTTGCCCCAGCGGAACCATGTGCAATCAAATAGCGGTAAAAGTGCATACTCAGCCTTTAGATGAAATAATAATGGACAAACTTTCTCATGTATATTATTATGAAACTGCGGGCTATGCTTTTAATTCGGGTTGCGGAGTCCGTTTAATAGATGGCGATAAAGGGCGAATTTCTGCCCAACAAATTAAAGAAAACATACAACCCGATTTTGATTGGTTGCCCGTGAGTAAGCTGGTTATTGTAGAAAACACTTGCAATAAAGGAGGAGGAGCTTTTTATAAGTTAGAAGCCTTAAAAGAAATAAGTAGTTTATGCAAAGAAAAAAACTTAAAACTCCACATGGATGGAGCAAGGTTTTTTAATGCTTTAATGGCAAGTAATACCAAAATTGAAGATTACAAAGGTTTATTTGATAGTATTTCTATATGTTTAAGCAAGGGTTTAGGAGCTCCTATTGGTTCGGTTTTAATAGGAAATAATGCTTTTATTAAACGTGCCAAAAAAGTACGCAAAGCCTTTGGTGGAGGCATGAGGCAAGTAGGTTATTTAGCCGCAACGGGCTTGTATGCTTTAGAAAATAATATTGACAGGCTAAAAAACGACCATGCACATGCTACTCAATTAGCTGAAACGCTTATAAAGCAAAAGGAAATAACAAATGTGGTAACGCCCGAAACTAATATTGTTTTGTTTGATGTAGTGGAAGAAATAGGAGTGGAGAAGTATTTAAACTATTTGAAAAACAATGGCGTTTTGGCTGTTCCTTTTGGTAAAAATACCATAAGATTTGTAACTCATTTAGATGTTAGCCAATCTGATATTAATACGGTTTGTAGTGTTGTAGAGCGTTATAAATAG
- a CDS encoding TrmH family RNA methyltransferase produces the protein MRQLLHNEIKNQKPNAQLSILANNMHSPFNVGSLFRLADNLGIEKLYFSGNSVYPPNRKIAKTSRATEQYVNFEYVENPVEIIKKLKREDYKIISVEYCDKSKEIEQLSLHKDEKILLILGEENRGVADELLKLSDEVFHINMYGKTTSMNVINACTIVSYEILKQIKP, from the coding sequence ATGAGGCAATTACTACATAACGAAATAAAAAATCAAAAACCCAATGCCCAATTATCTATTTTGGCAAATAATATGCATTCGCCTTTTAATGTGGGCAGTTTATTTAGGCTGGCAGATAATTTAGGTATTGAAAAACTGTATTTTTCGGGCAATAGTGTATATCCTCCAAACAGAAAAATAGCTAAAACTTCAAGAGCAACGGAGCAGTATGTAAATTTTGAATATGTAGAAAACCCTGTAGAAATTATTAAGAAATTAAAGAGAGAAGATTATAAAATTATTAGTGTAGAATATTGCGATAAAAGTAAAGAAATAGAGCAACTTTCACTGCATAAAGATGAAAAAATACTGCTAATATTAGGAGAAGAAAATAGGGGAGTAGCAGATGAATTATTGAAGCTGTCTGATGAAGTTTTTCATATAAATATGTATGGCAAAACAACATCTATGAATGTAATAAATGCTTGCACGATAGTTAGTTATGAAATTTTAAAACAAATAAAACCATGA
- the rlmH gene encoding 23S rRNA (pseudouridine(1915)-N(3))-methyltransferase RlmH, translating to MKVKLLVIGKTTQSYVDEGCSIFFNRLQHYTNFEFQVIQDKKNINKLQIEQRKQEEGTQILKVLLPTDFVVLLDEKGRSFTSVKFAKWIEQQQLNAVSQIVFVVGGAYGFAPEIYERANMKMQLSSMTFSHQLIRLIFAEQLYRAFTIIKGEPYHNE from the coding sequence ATGAAAGTAAAATTGTTGGTTATTGGTAAAACTACACAAAGTTATGTAGATGAAGGGTGTAGTATTTTTTTTAATCGTTTACAGCATTACACTAATTTTGAATTTCAAGTTATTCAAGATAAAAAGAACATCAATAAACTGCAAATAGAGCAGCGGAAACAAGAGGAAGGTACTCAAATTTTAAAAGTGTTATTACCTACAGATTTTGTGGTACTGCTTGATGAAAAGGGTAGAAGTTTTACTTCGGTAAAATTTGCTAAATGGATTGAACAACAACAACTTAATGCAGTTAGTCAAATAGTTTTTGTGGTGGGCGGAGCTTATGGTTTTGCTCCTGAAATATACGAAAGAGCCAATATGAAAATGCAGTTGTCTTCCATGACATTTTCGCACCAATTAATACGCTTAATTTTTGCTGAACAACTTTACAGAGCTTTTACCATAATTAAGGGAGAGCCTTATCATAATGAATAG